Sequence from the Notamacropus eugenii isolate mMacEug1 chromosome 6, mMacEug1.pri_v2, whole genome shotgun sequence genome:
CACCTGGTGACGATGGTGTTGAGTCTGCTGGCCTGTGATATGGCAGAGTCCTCCCCACTCACACCCAGCTTGGTTGGAGATCGGATGTTGAGATTTTCTGGTTCCAAGGGTTGCTGGCAGGTAGATGTTGGAACATAAGCTCGAGGTGAGAGGCGGCCCAGCTCAGTCTGCTCAGCCCCATCCGGCTTGGTGTTCTGGTTGAGCGAGTTGAGGACAATGAATTTGTACTTCTTCCAGTTGCAAGCCTTGGGGTCAGTAGGACTCTTGGCTGGGGGTGAGCCAGCCCCTTGTAGGATGCAGGCATTCTTGCTGCTGCTGGACTCCGTGGGCGAGTTGGGCTGACAATCGGACTTCTGGGGACTCTGGGGGCTCACCAGGCCCTTGCGGTTAAGTGGTGCACTGGGGGTCTCAAAGTGCAGGCTGATCTCATCCTCGGAGGAggtcctctcctcctccttgccAGGCTTGTCACAGGCAAAGTAGGAGTTGTTTCGGGCAGATGGGGCAGCCGGTTTGGGGCCTGTCTCAGTCACACTGTAGTGTACCTCACTCCGTACCTCCTCTGGAGTAGCCTCTTTCGGGGAGTAGATGCTAGCATGGCACATGTTAGCAGAGACCTCCATGACAGCCCGGTTGTAATCTGTAGGAAGGGGCCGGGTGTTATCACAAGAGGGGATTCGCTCTTTGGGGTATGGGTTGGCCATGGGCATCCTGACATCCCTCAGTTCTTCATCAAAGAAGCTGTTCACCGGGAGGTGGCCATACACCGGATAGGAAGCTGGTGACGCAGTCAGGCCATTGTACAGGCCGGGAGCAAAGGCTCGTCCATCACAGATGGGACCGTTTCGCAGGGGACCACTGTTGTCAGCCACTTCACGGCTCCGATATGCCATGACTTCTTGGGGCAGCAGCATCCGGCTAGCCAGATACTCATCCCGAGGAGGCTTGACAGCAGACACCATCTCTGCTTCGCTgtttaagagaaaggaagggagaccATCCATCCCCCAGGAGAAAATGGTCACATGgattttttcttcaaaatcacatttttataattaaaCCAAGTAGATTGATTCTTGTCTTAGTGCtttcactaactagctgtgtgaatttTGGCAGGTCATTTAAATGTGCTTTATCTGCATAGCtgatctctgtggtcccttctagctctggccCCCCTCCCCCTCTGGCAGGCTGTGGGACTGACTGTGAGGAGATAGTAATTGCTGGCACATTGCCTTCTATGCCAACTGAAGGGTTTCTAAAACACTTGTACATATGCTAGTCTGGTCTAGCCAACCAGATGATACGGTCTGTTCCAAGCACATGTGGAAGGGGTCCTAATTCTGGTTCCTTTGGAAGGCTCCCATCCCTCCCTACCCAGCGTGCTGAACCCTGAGTATGAATGACTGGTCTCCCCAGGGAATGGGGCACTAGCTTCAAGCAGATGCTTCCATATCAAGCCTGGGAGACTAGCCAGGAGGAACCAACACTGACCTCACCCTCTGTCCATCAATGCCTTGATTCCACAAGTTCCCCAGTGTTCTGCAGAAAGCCCTGGGGCCAAACAGTAGACTAACCACCCAAGAGTCCCAGGGGAAGGGGCCCTTCTCTTAAGTAAACTGTGCAATGTTCCAACTGCAGAGTGGAGACAGGGGAGACTCACCTGGCCTTGATGAACTTTCGGCATGTGTCCACAACATGTTCCATCTGCAGATACATGGCAGTGGCCATCACTGCCATGATATTCCCCTCACGGAGGTTCAGGCGGGATGTGTACATGAAGTCCAGAAGGATACAGAAGCCCTCGGGGTTGATTTCAGGGTCAAGGTTGATCACATTCAGGTTGCATTTCATCTGGTCAGTAAAGATGCTATAGAACAGGCCACTgccaagacagagacagacaaatgtGATGCTCTGAACTCTGGGGTGGCAGTAAGGTGGCCTGCCACCAGGATTCTGCTGGATTATAACATAGCACTATGCTATAAGGTGGTAAGCCACATTCTAGGTAACACTGTACTATATTGTATAAAAATGTAACAGTATACTATGTTATGTAAAATGTAACAATATACTATGTTGCtacattatgaaatataataGGACATTATGTTGTAGAATACATAACATTTCAGTATACATGAACATATTTGGCCAGCCAAGCTATGCTCtgtaagacacacacacacacacacacacacacacacacacacacacacacacacactacattgGGCAGACACATTAGTGAGATcatcattctgtgtgtgtgtgtgtgtgtgtgtgcatgggcaTTTTTTGGAGCTCATCTCAGCTTCATTCCTATTCTGTGCCATATGCCTAGAATGCccccccacccacacacacacatccaggcACCTTCAGGATCCAGACCTGTCCAGACTCCACTGTTTCTCTTAGTCTCTTATCTACTGAATCAGAAAGGGCAACAGACttgtgaactgagtcaaatgtaaacATAGGCAAGGAGACTGGTTAACTAAAGAGATCCCTTCACCTTGTGAACAAGCCCCCGATTTTAACATCCTGGACTTGGATAGCTCATCCATCAGGTCCCTACTTTTCGAAATGTGTAGATGGATATCCAGAGTCATATAGTACAGGGGAATGAGCAATGGAATCTGGGTCAGAggaactggatttaaatcccacctctgccaGAATACCTGTCTGACTCCAATATCTCCTCCACCCCCGGAGCACAAGGATCCAGCCTTCAGAAGGGCCTCTCCAAGCTTATCTGGGTTGTCTTGTAGACAGATGGTCTATTGCTGTCCCTTGTCAGCCCCAGCCTAGGACTCTAAAGAGCGTAGGACCCACTGACTGGAATAGTTTTGGAAGACCTGCTATGCCCTGGTGCAGTATTTATTGGGGGCTAATTAGTTCACTCAATTGAAGGTTTATGCCAGCCCCAAACATGCTATTCTAGTTCCCAGCCCCCATATGCATGCTCATCAGCCATGGGGCTTCTACAATTGCAAGGCCAGCCTTGCCCAAGCCCTGCTGCCCTTGCTCCATCTCACCTGCAGGCCATGAGAACAGTCTTGTGGGCCCGGAACTGTTCCCGGTTCACCACGATGACAACATCCGTCAGGATGTCTCGGCTCCGCAGACGATTCAGGTTGAGGAGGACATCACTGGCATGGCGGGTGAACTGGATACAGCTATCTGCCGGCGAAGCCATCTCGTCTTCACCTGAAAAAGAAGGGCACAGGTGATGACGACTGGTTCCCAGAAGTGTCCAGACGTCACTACCACAGCTGCCACCAGGGGGCACAGTTCACTAAAGAAAGACTCAAGGGTTTGGAGTTTTGACCTAGGGTCATTCTATCCCTCCTTGAGGCTGGAGGTTTCTCTATCACTTTTCTTTTGTCACTTTTTCTGAGGTGTTCCTGAGTTAGGTTTAGTTATACTGGAACTCTAATTTCCTAAATGTGGACACTGTCTCCAGTACTGCTGATGACTCTCTATCCAGGACTGTGTGTCCCATGGGATTTTTGCCCATGTCTTCCCAGAAATCCTCTACGATCTACCCAACATGCCTCTGTCCTTCCTGTATTCCTCTTGAACTTCTGCAGACTAACTGGACTAATGCCCAGATATCCTGAGAGTCATTTAAGACATGATTGTCCCGGACTAGCGAATATAACATTTCACATGCAACCTCTAATTGGTGGGATAACCCAAAGTccagaagggagagggaaggactCTGCTCACTTCATGAAGGGCATTTTACTCATCAGGACAACACATATTTAGCCAAAATCCCACTAGCCCACGGTAGGCTGGTGTGAATCCACATATGGATCAAGTCTAAGGGAAACCTTTTGTCCGTAAAGTATTAACTGTAAGAAATTCAATTTACATACCCAAAGCCTCAATTCACAGttcaagatttcttttaaaacctacaggaaagagaaaaggaaaattgattCAAGCCTGCTCATGATCCAGTATAGTCTTATGTAAGACATTAGGCTTAGACGGACAAGCAGATTCTGGTCAAGCGGATTCTGGAGTGGGGAGCTTTCCACATTAAAGCTGGGCATATTCTCCAGCTATTTATTTTCTGAAACAATACCAGTAAGTATGCCTTACCCCACTGAATGAGAGTCTCTCTCAAGTCTAAGAACTGGGCAGCATCCATCCAGTAGTGACTTACAAACCAAAAGCAGGCAGTCCAGCTTGAAAGCACAATCACAGTCCTAACATCATCTGGTCCTTAGGACAACAAAGTGAGGTAAAGCAGGGCACACTTGATTatgtccattttgcagatgaggcaacaGAGGCCCAGAAGAGCACAGTCAGAAAGCTAGAGGTGACCACCACCTAAACTTGAAAGTCTGTACTCATTCTCTAGCACTCTCTTTTAACCAGATGGACGTTGATAGGAACCACggtattaaatgctttttaaaaaaaaaaaaagaaaagagtctcTATCCTCTCAAGTTTCCAGGACAGTTACAGCCTCTCCAGTCCCATGATATaaattatttcttcccttcctattctGGCCTACCAGTTACATACAAAGCATTAGGTTGTGGTCTTGTAAACTGTTGCCATCTACAACTTCAACTCTGGGTTAGActaggggagaaaagagagcccTCTGCTTGAGGGAAGCTTCCTCCTTTGCCTGCTAGGTACAGAATTGGTCCTTTTCAAAGGATggcttaaaaataaaagagagaggagactgcaggaaagaaagaaggaactaGCAAGTGTATTCTTACTGTGCCTCAGCTGAGCACTCGAACCTTCTAGATTAATAAAGTCAGCTCATGCGTTATATTCCACATGCCAATTTAATTAAATTCCTCTTCGAAATGTCACAAAAcggtagaactggaagggaccgtGGACACACAGAACCCgtactagaagggacctcagagaccatacTATCCAACTCCATcattccagatgagaaaactgagttctaaggaagttaagtgacttgcccaaagtgacacaCACCCTCATGTTATAGATAAAGATGCTGACATccaaatatctttctttttttgcctaaAGAAAGTTAATGAATGGCAGAATCAGGATTAGAAGGCTTTTTAAATTAGTGATAGAAAACCCAAATGATCTGGCATCTTCCCCAGTGACCTGAAGGGAAAGGTGGAGAATAAGGTGTTTTCCTTGCACCTTGCCCCTGGTGTATCTCTCAGTATCCCCCCAAGAAAGCTCTGTGCTCTCTCCCAGTGTCAAAGTGTGGGTGAAGGGGGCTGAGGATAGAAAAAGGGAGGCTAGAAAGGCACCAAAGAAAAGCTAACATTTAGCTATCTGCCCAGCACTATATGTCCACTGCCTACCCTCACCATCTCCTCTCTGGGTGGCAACAGCTAGGTCTGGACTGACATATAGCAATTTCCTACACACATCAAGCAAGTACTAAATTCAGGACTCTGCTTATTCATTGAATCTATTTATATGATTTCTGTCCCAACTGTAGGAAACCCCAAAGCAGCAGGTTAGGCTCTGTTTATATGAAATGGCAAAGCCCGGTTTCCCTGGGTGaggtctttatttttttgtccctctctcccttctccctaagaAGCAACTCATCAAAGGGATTTTCCAGACTGGAAAACACTCCCAACCCAAGGTTCTGCAATGACCACTCACATAATTGTTAGGGGTTGCCAGTCTCAGGGCAGCTCAGGCTTTAGAGGTCAGACAGTTCAGGAATTGGTGGGTTTTGCTTAGAGGTTCAGCTTTCCTGAGCCAGAGCTTCCAAAgcaggtggggtgggggtggggggcgctGCCTGACAGAAATGACTTCCCCAACAATAGGGCAAAGAGGGAGAAGGTCATAGACAAAGAGTCCAACACATCTATTCCATcctctccctgtccccctcccccctcagcaCCTCCTTCTTGCTCTCCAGCTTTTCCAGGGCACCAAATAAGGGGTTTTTAGGGATTCTCTTTCGTCAATTCCCTTTGGTACTCAAAGCCTCTCCCTGAACTTCAGTCCCACAGAGTATCTCCACCCCCTTATTTTTCGGTAAGGTAAGCTGCACCCTGCAGCACGAAACCAAGGTCCAAATCTCAGAGCCTTGGACCCCAAATTCCCCGTACAACCCCTTTTCTAAGCAAATGGAGGATGTCAACACTTCCCTAGCTCTCCCCTCCGTATCCTTCCCACGCCACAGTACCTGGCTGCCAGTCACCTCCCACCCCCGGGGCTCTGCCGGCTCGGTCCCGCAGCCGCTGGCTTGGCAGCGGCAGCAGATCCGCGGAAGGAGCAGGGCTAGTGTGACATAATTCGCTCAGCCTCAAATCAaacttttcttgcatttttttcctccctatttTACCGCGTCAAGCCGGGAGTGGTGGGGGGCAGCGAGGGGAATGTCACAGCCGTCCCATTCCCGGAATGGAGTTGATTGAAACTAGGCGGATTTCAGGGAACCCTCCCCGCCTATCTCTAGCTCCAACCAGAAGTAACTTTCCAGGAAGTAGTAGAGGTTAAGTCGTTAAGCAGGCTAAGCCTCTCGGCAGCGGGCAGCAGATAACGCGAGCCCGGGAGCAGCGTGGTAAAGCTGCTGCCCCCACTACTGGCCTTGTGATTCCCtgctctctcagtctctgtctctctgtctctctctgtctctctctgtctctctgtctctctctgtctctctgtctgtctctctctctctctctctctctctctctctctctctctctctctctctgtgtgtgtgtgtgtgtgtgtgtgtgtgtgtgtgtgtgtgtgtgtgtgcctgtgtctgtctgtctctgtgcgtctttgtgtctctctgtctgattctgtgtctctgtctctctctgtgtctctgtctctcttcgtctctctgtctctgtctgattctgtgtctctctctgtctccgtctctctttctgtctgtctctttctctcgcCTCCCAGACTAGCCCCCAGGGAGGACGAGGCGGGCCCCGCCGACTGCAGAGGATGGACGATCTTTCCCAAAGGAAATGCAAGAGCTTCCTAACGGTTTTGCTCCTAGCCAGAGCTGGGATCAGACCTAAGGCTTCCCCATATTCGGTCTGGGAGTGTGTGGGGGTTGGGGATAAGGGGAGGACAATGTATTGGGAGAGAGTCGGGAGCAGGGGCGGATCTGGC
This genomic interval carries:
- the BCL6 gene encoding B-cell lymphoma 6 protein, which translates into the protein MASPADSCIQFTRHASDVLLNLNRLRSRDILTDVVIVVNREQFRAHKTVLMACSGLFYSIFTDQMKCNLNVINLDPEINPEGFCILLDFMYTSRLNLREGNIMAVMATAMYLQMEHVVDTCRKFIKASEAEMVSAVKPPRDEYLASRMLLPQEVMAYRSREVADNSGPLRNGPICDGRAFAPGLYNGLTASPASYPVYGHLPVNSFFDEELRDVRMPMANPYPKERIPSCDNTRPLPTDYNRAVMEVSANMCHASIYSPKEATPEEVRSEVHYSVTETGPKPAAPSARNNSYFACDKPGKEEERTSSEDEISLHFETPSAPLNRKGLVSPQSPQKSDCQPNSPTESSSSKNACILQGAGSPPAKSPTDPKACNWKKYKFIVLNSLNQNTKPDGAEQTELGRLSPRAYVPTSTCQQPLEPENLNIRSPTKLGVSGEDSAISQASRLNTIVTRSLAGSPRSSTEGHSPLYLPSSKCRSCGSQSPQHSEMCLHATGTTFPEEMGETQSEYSDSSCENGAFFCNECDCRFSEEASLKRHTLQTHSDKPYKCDRCQASFRYKGNLASHKTVHTGEKPYRCNICGAQFNRPANLKTHTRIHSGEKPYKCETCGARFVQVAHLRAHVLIHTGEKPYPCEICGTRFRHLQTLKSHLRIHTGEKPYHCEKCNLHFRHKSQLRLHLRQKHGAITNTKVQYRVSAGDLPPELPKTC